The sequence GAATGCACGTCGAGTCCTGGCTTTAGACCTTGTGTTAGCCCCACTTTTATGGACTCTTTTCATTTAAATCTCTGATTTCAAAATCCTGTGGGCATATCCTGcacccctccacccttcccttcACCTCCATTTCTGTCTATTCCTCTCTGGTCCTTTCCAGAGAACCACCCACCTCTCCACACCTTCCTCTTTCCTGAGTCTGTACCTCCCTCCATGTCCTCTGTCTCACGCTGGcagggcacagagtaggtgcttggTAAATATTGGCATCATTCATGGGTAATCTCCTCTCTACACTCCTGCACTCCCCCCAAACCCTCACCCCTTGCCCCTTCCTCTGTGCCTGATTTCTGTCGTCTCTGACCTTTGTAGAAATGCCTCTTCCCTGGGGAACTTCAGGGCTGGTCTTGCCTACTTCCTGTTTGGTACACCCACCTCCTGTCTCTAACCTAGCAGCACTGACACTCCAACACCCTTCCCTCCCGGCCCTACACCCCTGTGCCCCAGGCTGGCTGGGTCTTTTGAGATCTGTTCCTTGTCCAGATGCTAGCTTGCCTCCTCTCCAGAACACCACAGAGGGATCCCCTCCAGAAGCCCCAGCTCAACATACATCCCTCCCACCAGCAACTTGCAGAAATCCCAGTCTGGCTTCAAGGCCTCCGGTGTGCACCAGGAGCTCCAGGAAGTCCCTCGGCTCTGAAGAGCCTGCTCTCCTGCCCCCTGGTGCTGGGCCCCATCTACTACATCTAGTCAAccttgggaagagggagggggtcCTCCAAATTTCCCACTCATCCAACTCCTTCCCCCAAGTTCGGGGCCAAAGACTACTCGGGTAGTTCACATTAAAAATGCTGAGGCCTttggggtcggggggagggagggagcagggtagAATCTATGATGTCAGGAAGGGAACTCCGAGTCTCAGCTCAGAGTGTGGAAAAGGGCACAAGAGGGCCCCACTCTGCAGGGACCTGGGACAAGACCCTTAAAGGTGCAATTCCAGGCAGGGAGAAGACTTCAGATTCCAAAGAGGACTTGGGAGGAGATACAGAGAATCCCTGGAGGTTGGTGCTTAGAAACACTGTGTGTTTCTGCCCTCCCGGGGGATCCTTACCAACTGTAGGAATGGAGCTAGAGTGGGGACTACAATTGACGGTGGAGGTTAGGGCTAAGTGCCACAGTGTGTCCTCACTCCCATGCACTCTCTTCCCAGGACCGTGGtaaacccccagccccacccatgacCTCCCCTAGTCCCAGGTCAATAGGGCGAGGACTTCAACAGCTTCTCTTGGCTCCAAGAGAGCTGCCCATCTATGTGAGACACCTAGGGAGTAGTCCCCGATGATTCCTCCTTCAGGGTTCTAACACCTTGAGGGAGTGAGTACACAAGTGGAGCAGGGGGGTTGACTCACCATCAGTAATCTCCATCTCATAAGGGGAGGGTCTCCTCTTCACTCGGTTGTTGGTGGCAAACATAGGGAAGGCATCTGGCTCCCCAAAGAACCCACTGTGGGAGGGAGCAGGCAGATCACAAGATCACAtgtgggtggaggggagagaggggctcCATACAGATCCTCCCCACATGTTCTTGAGCCCCCGCCCCAAAAAACAAGGGCAACCCTGGTCCCTTCACATCGGAACTGGGGATAGAAGAagcatgaaacacacacacacacacacacacacacacacacacacaacaccccCAGACTCTCTCTGTGGTGAGACAAACAAGGGGAGGGTGgccacacacccctacacacacacacactcagacacacacaaacacacatacacagaattaATGGTGAACACAGGGAGCAAACACAAAAATGAACATACACCCCCCACATACAAGCGCACAAGCCATAGGCACCTCCACTCCCAAACAGGTGCTCACACAGGCAGACACGGCCTTCACACCTGGCAGTGTGCAATTCCTGCACCACATAAGGGCACCCTGTTCCTTACCCCCAACTTCACCCCACCTTCACTCCAGCCCCATGGGGCCCAAGGACAGACAACAGACAGGAAACCCTGACTCAGCCCCACTGACATGCCCCCCCATTACCCACTCGACTCTCCGTAGCTTCTTCCTCCAGTGTCCCACAGACTCACCGACTGCCCCCAACTGTCTCTCCCTGCCTCAtcttcctgtccccaccccaaCCGTGTCTCCTGCTCTCCACCACCTCAGTGGCCCCAGCAGGGAAATGGATACCCTCACACCAAAGGGAGCACAGGTCCTGGCCAGAGATCGCAGCTAGGGGCAGAGGAGctcaggagaggagggagggatctATTCCCCAGGCAGGCCCTGGCAGGGAGTTTCAGAGGAGGGAGACCTCTTGCAAGCACATCTCTTACCTGTCCACCGAGGGCTGCAGCTTCCAGAAGAATTTCACAGCGGAGCGCATTCAGACACATTCCTTCCTGGTACTCACACTCAGACTCCTCCTGTCCACCCCacgcccccaccaccaccaccaccaggcaGCGCCCCGCGCTTCTGCTCACAGCCAGCCGCATGCCGGTACTCCCCCTCTTTGGCTTCCAAGCTCGCAGCACGCCGCGTTAACAAGACACCTGCACACCGCCCCCCGCgtgcgcacacatacacacacacactagcagAGGGCTCGTTCCTCACTTGCACGGGGACTCCAGCCAAGACTTTTCCAACCCCGGGTGTAAAAcgtccccctctccccctctcctagCGCGCTCAGCCACACTGCCCCGCCGGGAGGAGGGCAGCCGGCTCCCGACGTGCGGAAGAGGAGCCCCGGCGCCCATGCCTCCTGCCCACCCGCCCCTCCCGCCGGCCCTGACCTGCCGAGAGAAGCCAGCGGCTGGCTGAGACTGTAGAGCAGCGCGCGGCCGGGGGCGGCCGGGGCCGCCAGCGCGGGCGGGCTCAACTGCACCATGCGGCCGTCGCCGGGCAGCTCTGCGGGGGCCGAGGCGGGCGCGGGCCCAGGAGGTCTGCACAGCTCGGTGGTGGGTACCCGATGGCGCGCTTCGGCAGCCGCAGCGTCGCGGCCCTTTAAGTCTCGCGCGGCGCCGCCCCCACCGGCGGGGCCGCCCCCCGGGCCGCCGCCGCGCGCGCCCAGCTCGATGACCGGGGGCTCCGCCGGGGCCGCGCGGCTCGTCTCCTTGGCGACGCCGTTCAGCAGGACCAGGTGCGGGGGGGCCATGCGGGCCTCGGCCGCGTCCCGTCCGTCTAGCGGGGGGTCACTGCGTGCCGCCTCGCTCGGCGGCCGCTCCGTCATCCTGCGGGCAGACAGACAAGCGGACACCCGCTCTGACCACCGCCCCCGGCCCATCCACGTGGGGTGGGATCGGAGCGGGGTTGCGGGAGGGGGTAAAAGGCAGAGAGAAACTCACGCACCGAAACGTGAGAAGAGGCGGACAAACTTAGCGCCACGTGGACACACACCCGCCCGCAgtgctggggcaggagggaaagggggCCTCTGGtttgggagaagagaagagggtgCCCGGGAGACAGAGACTGAGGGCCAAAAGGACAGAGGTGGAGAAGGACGACAAAGACAttggaagaaaaggaatacaaccagcgaaagaaaaacagagggtgggggggaaggaggaaggaaatgtaGAAAGAGACGAGAAAGAAATATCACCCCGTGCCCCTTCTCAGGCCgcaagggaagaggagggaacaaaTCCCCGACCGTGTTCTTCCCGCCCCCCTTTTGGTTTTGGCGGGGAACCTGTCGCGCGGAGGTGGGGTGCTTTTCGAACCTCCCTTGCCTTTCAGCAATACCTGCCCCCAGCCTACcgccacacacatacacccagaaacctggtgggggtgtgtgtgcaaGAGGGATCAGAGCTGGCAGAGAATTATCCGGAGGAGCCAGCTCTCCCTTTCAACACATATTCACCCCTGCGGGGACGGCGTCCGTCTACACTCCGCAAATCCACCTGTATTCTGTGTAGCCGCCAGAAACCCCAGTGGCCCTTTACTTTTACTCCTCCTGGGACTGGAGACGGGAcataaggaagggaagaagatgaTCCCGGCCATACCTCCCCGCACACTATATATACCCGCTTCTGCTCAGCTGAACTCAAAAGTGAGGTGGGGTCTAGAAGGGAAGCCTGCCTGAGGCAGTGTGAAGCCCCGACGTTCAAAGGGTGCTCCTGAGGCCACTGGGGTCTGGGCTCCCATCCAGGAGTGTGGGGCGAAGGGGTGTCATGATGGCTGCTGAACTCGTCCAgcactcccccatccccctctcctACCTCGGTGTTGTCCTCTGGGAAATGGGAGGTGTACCTCATATATGCATTTAAAAGCACTGTGCAAATGCTCAAGTAAACATTATTATAGACTGGGAGACTGGGCCAGCAAGGAGactaccttgcccaaggtcacactcgCCTGTTTGCCACAGAGCAGGACTCGAACTCCAGTCTCGCTCTGTCTTTGTTATCCTCCCATATACACCCTCTCATATATCCTGCCCGCCCCCCTCCAGCAAAGGACAGTCCTCTCCTCCTCAACCATACTCCTGGGTGACCGCAGGCAGAGGCTCCACTCCCCACTACCGCTCCCTCCAGTTCTTCCAaaacccaccacacacacacaccccacccccgcaaggatgaaaacagaaaaactatgAGACTCTGGGTCCAGAGTGGGGAAATGCTTGTGagttttaataaaacaataaaaatataatcaactCAACAGGCTTCATAAGATGTTCAAAATAAGATTTCTGCTGTTGGAATTATATAATTGGCGTATTTTATagcagaaaacaaatacacaaaaatccAACTCAGCACCAAGCAGAGTCCATCTGATCATTCCTGGCAGCCACTCTGCCACTGCACCACTCTGGACTGGAGTCGGCCTGGGAACCATCCTCCCACCCCAGAAGAGAGACCCGACCTTCTGAAACCTCCTCAGGAGCTCAGCTCAATGGCCACTGGACACACAGCTGATGGAGAATCACCATTCAGATTAAGCTCCTGCCCTAGCTCTGCCAGCCCCATGGGCAGTGCCCCAAAATGACAAAATTCCCCCAGACCTGGTGCACCCTGGCTGCAAAGGCAGTAGGTCTGCAACACTTCATTGGAAACGAGTTTATGTTCATGGTGGAAACAATAGGTCTGTCTGTATCCACAGAATGGGACCGACCGTCAAGACACCGCGGCCACTAGAAATGCACCAGTGGTATACCACTGGAGACTTCCTGGCTCCCCTGCAACAGTGAAATGCATTAGAAATATACCGTCCTCTGGCAAAGCGTACAAGCCCCAAGGAGCTGGCTCCCTACCTTACTGTGCCCAGGCACCGTTGTGCACCCAGTGACACGTGCTTAAGTCCCAGCTCCTAACCGAGTGACAAACCGTTCACTCAGCAATTGCCAGAATGAGCTCAAGCTCTCCATATGACACATTTGTACCTTCTGATTAATTCCGAGACTCTGAGTAGGAGCAGATCCCAGAGGGGCAAGGGGAGCACGTATCTCAGATGAGCTGACTCTGGCCCCAAATGCCCTCTCCAGACGcctataaatatctatatctCTGAGCACCCCCCCCAAACCTATGATTGGTCCCCAGGGGTCTGTGGTCAacctctccccgcccctcccaggaCCTCAGGAAAACCCTGCCAGTTCATCTGCAACCAGGATCACCCAGGCCAGAGGGCCAGGCTCTCGAGGAAGCTGCCAGAGAACTCACAAGCACTTTCGGTGGTCGGTGACTAAATCCCATCACTTGGCTTTGGTTAAGATTATTAAAAGGAAAGCCGGagtgatgtttatttatttttattagggaaaatgaaaaaggggGTGAGAAGGTTTCAGATTTCGAACCGAACAGCACTAGACTATTGGACCATTACAACTCCTCTTTGtgcaaccaagacccagctcaaagCCCCCTACACCGGCTCATCTCCTGCTGCCAGACAGCCAGCCACATAACTTCCATGTGTGTCTGAACACCACAGGGGAACCCGAGAGCTCCTGGGGGACAGGCACCTGGTCTCCGGCAGCTTCCAATTCCCAGCAAGGAAAATTTCTTATGTGAAAACAGCCTCCGCCATGCCCCGGCTAGAGCCGCCGCCTTAAACACAGCCTCTGGTCCCTGATACTGCATCCACACCCGCATGACCCACTGGGGGAGCCCCAAGCCTGCACGCAAACCCAAATCGCCCGTGAACAGAACCACTTTCCCGCTGCTACTGGAGTGGAGCGGTGTTTGAACGCAGCCCCACCCTAGGCCTTAGGCCCCAGCCTGGGCCCACCCGAGTTGGGACTGCGTTAGCCAGGATGGCTGCGGCCTTCTTCCTGCCAGAGCCCCGGGAGCACACAGCCTGCGCTATCCGGATATAGCCGCCCCAAAGTTATGAGCCCGGTGAAACGTCCACGGAACCAGGACAGAGGGGGACCTTGGGTGAGGGGGGACTAAGCCCAACTAGCTGTTTTCACCCAGGGCCAGGAAACGGCCCTGCTGGA comes from Delphinus delphis chromosome 1, mDelDel1.2, whole genome shotgun sequence and encodes:
- the TAL1 gene encoding T-cell acute lymphocytic leukemia protein 1; amino-acid sequence: MTERPPSEAARSDPPLDGRDAAEARMAPPHLVLLNGVAKETSRAAPAEPPVIELGARGGGPGGGPAGGGGAARDLKGRDAAAAEARHRVPTTELCRPPGPAPASAPAELPGDGRMVQLSPPALAAPAAPGRALLYSLSQPLASLGSGFFGEPDAFPMFATNNRVKRRPSPYEMEITDGPHTKVVRRIFTNSRERWRQQNVNGAFAELRKLIPTHPPDKKLSKNEILRLAMKYINFLAKLLNDQEEEGSQRAKPGKDPAVGAGGGGGGGGGAAPPDDLLQDVLSPNSSCGSSLDGAASPDSYTEEPAPKHTARSLHPAMLPAADGAGPR